GAGAATGTTTTTTATTCATCTTGAGTAGGAATATATTAACTTTGATTTATATGTTACCAAACGAACTTGAATTTAATTGTAGCTCATTTTGTAGCAGAATTTTTTCCTGTTGGAGGATAAATGGTTTCCTGATATTATTCAAGTGCACAGCATTTAATGACAAGTGTGTGTGTAGGCGAGACCCATCGAAGGATCGTCAGGGGCACGCGTAGGCAAAATCCAAAGTGGGACTGAAGGTTGAAGAAGGTGGGGCCTTTCTTGTGTTCGAACCATCTCCTCTTTCGTTGGAAAACCCGTTAATCTGCTTGATCTCGTCGCGGAGTACGGACCCCTTTCAGTAAAGGTAAACTGATCCTAAAAATTCTTTAACGCTCAACGATCGAATATACTACCTAACCCGTAATTTTACCATTCATTTTTTAAGTTGGAACTGTCCTTGCTGTGTATACAGAATCATGGACCATTCGTGGATAgcacttttactttttttttcgtttctcgccaTAGTTAATGGTGGATACTATCAGTCAAGGATAATAACATCTGGGAATGTTCGTAAGTCGTACAAGTCGTTTAATATACAGGATGTTTCATGAAATGTGGGTATAACTTCAAGAATCTATATAAACATTTATCATGTTTGGTCTACTTTTTTAACTGTAGCCATTTTTATATTGCACCAAATTATCGCCTATTATCAATTGTGTCCACTTTTTATAAAATACTGTTATAAGTTAAACAGACTTTTTGGGAAAGGTTTCTTCCTTAAACAATTTTACTATATGTTTTAAGTCGCTCAAGGTGGTTGTGAAACGCACACTTGCGGAGTCAATGCAAGATGTACACTCAGCGAAGGTAGACCAGTGTGTTCCTGCATGAACCTGCACATGGGAGATCCTCTCTCACGTTGCGTGCGGGTTGAATGTCAAAGTAAGTGTTTAAAAATAGCGTTAAATGcatcattaataataattttaattgcatgtatttaattttcagtTAACGAAGATTGTAGCAACAGCAAGGTTTGCACGAATAACAGATGCATAAATCCTTGTGATGGCTTATGCGGCGTAAATGCGATATGTGAGACCAAAAATCACGTTCCAACATGTTATTGTGCACCTGGAGAAACAGGAGATCCTTTCACCTCATGCCATATAGCTGATCCTCGTACGTGGTGTTAGCATGCATCTGCATACATTGAAGATTCTATTCGTAGTGTATTCTTTGTATAATCAATTGCTTATACATTGAATTTCTTCGTTGAAATCCTTTCAGAGGCTGCCTGCAAACCGAATCCGTGCGGATTGAACACGAAATGCGAAGTGGTAAACGAGGTAACAGTTTGCAGTTGTTTACCAGGTTACATAGGGTCTCCGTCGATCGGTTGTCGTCACGAATGTGAAAGTGACAATGAATGTCCTAATCATCTCGCTTGTTCGGCCTCGTTTAGATGTGAGAACCCGTGTAAATGCGGTACAAATGCGGAGTGCAGGGTCGTTAATCATCAGGCAATATGTACCTGTCCAAAGGTAAGCAGCAGATAGACATACTCACAAAAACAAAGAGATATACAAATTTGGATTAATGATTGGAATTTATTGTAGAATTGGTTGGGAAACGCGTTCGTGTCTTGTCGGCCAGAATGTGTTGCCCATTCCGATTGTCCAGGAAACAAACCCGCTTGTCTCTATCAGAAATGCATGAATCCTTGCGACGGAGTATGTGGCGTAAATGCAGATTGTAACCTGCGAGACATCACTCCAGTTTGTAGTTGTCCAAAGCACATGACTGGCAATCCTTTCTTTAGCTGTAGACTTTTTGAAGCGCGTAAGTGATTGAAATTTATAGAAGCAAGATGTTTGGGCGCGTTTTGGCACTTAATCAAAGGTCTATTAATACACTCTCAGGGGACCTGTGCGAACCAAACCCATGTGGAGTGAATGCAATTTGCACGCCAGGACACGATAATACGGGAAAGGAAAGACCCGTATGCACATGCCCCACTGGTTACATCGGTAATGCGTTAACTAGTTGCCAACGAGGAGAATGCTTTACAGACAACGAGTGTCCTGATAGTAAGACATGTATAGACTTCACGTGCCAAAACCCCTGCACTGGTAAAGAATGTGGACCAACTGCGACGTGCACTCCGCGGCGTCATATAGCGGTGTGTACCTGTCCAGATGGTACGCGAGGGGATGCACTTTATACCTGTAATCCGATTGACAGCAGATCCATCTACAGCTACGGCCGACGATATCGATATCATTACTAATAGTCATAGATTTTCTCTCGACAGATCAATTGAAACATATAACGACGATAATCGTTTAAATAGAATCTGTATATAATCGAAAatgcaaaatatatatttatctgaCCTTGAGGCGTACAAAAGGTCGATATTTTTTTGGAAATTGTGTGGTAATTTAGTTACTTGTCCCAAAATTCCTTTTACGAGTTAAATTGCTGCATTGATTTACGGCTAacgttttattataattaattttcaaccaaaaatgttaaaattaccGAATATTTGTGATGTTATTGGAATGGATAAAAGTGGTGTATGATTAAGCAGTAAAGCGAACTGGGTGTTATACGTTTTCTCTCAACTGTTCATGTGTCACTCTTTAACGCATGAGCTAATCCTATGtagcatatatgtatatatacagagtgtttcatACAGAGTATTCTTTCAGAAATGCTTTTTAATAACGACAAAATCCTTTCTTTATATCTTATACAAATGTTTGTGTTCACAAAATGCGAGTATTACAGTACTCAATATTACATtggtaacaaaatattttaagtaatcTACTTTCGTACTTTAATATTGCAATACATTAGATACTCTAGTATATACATTTCTTTATGTTCTAAAATATTAACACtcaatattacaataataaGTTTCTCAGTACagcaatattaaatattttaaagtatcaatatcaaatatttcaatGCATTTATACTAAATAAATTCTAGTTAAGTAGTAGAAtctaaaatacaaaagaaagagATAGTTTGTGGCTATATTTGATAGTTGTGAGAAACTGAGGAACACTTTGCGTGAGATAAGCTGTATTTCTAGACATTACTTGCATGCACTATATATATCTATGTCATTCTTTAACAATCCGATAGAGTTCGACAGCAGCGCAGTTTGTAACAGTCCGAAAACGAACGTGAAAGAAGGTGTTACGAAGTACGCTTCTTGGAAGAGTTTCCTACGCAGttatcaaaaaattaaaaaacagcTGACGTCCTGATAACGAATCTGTCTTCAGCAAAGAAGGCTTGTTTTTTAGGGGGGCTAGCCCGCTGGGCTTTCTCGACCCAAAAGCGCGGAGAGATGTCGATACGAACCGTAGCTTACCATCTCTTGCAAAATGGTCGAGCTTTGCTGCATTCCTTCCGGAATACCAAATGTTTCTACTCTAATTACCATCCAAGAAACTACTACGACAAGATACACGTTGTGCAAGTAGGTGAGTTGGTCGACCGTGAATTTATTTCTTATGAATTGTCGCGATGTCAGAAGATCTTGGCACAGCCTATCATCAAAACAGAATCAAAGACCTTCGACAGTTGCGTTGTGTTTCTAACCCTGTCAGATTGACAACTCGTCCATTCTTGAAAATTTGACTTCGAAATCGCTTCGACCTATTTTGAATGTTGTATCTTGCGCAAGGCCGACTAGTTATTCGATTGTCATGTGCTATCTGTTTACGTGAAATTTGTAGATAACGCTGTCTTTGTATTTTGATCATATTAAAGTTTCTGTGAAACGTAAAATTTCCAAAACACACCGAAAAATTCACTGTTATTAATCATTCATGTTGTTACACTGAATACAGGTAAGTCCCAGGGGTGCCTGCCCCAGGGTAACAGTAATCCTGTATCGACCACAAGAAGTCACCTTGGTTACTTGGGAGCCCATGCTCGACGGATTTTTGTTGATAACATCTTAAAAAGAGTTACTAATAGCTTAGCAGCTGATTTACGAAGACGTGCTGCCCGTAGATTGGTTTTTGGCGATTCTGCTCCTTTCTTTGCTTTGGTTGGTGTATCTTTGGCATCTGGTACTGGAATATTAACAAAGGATGATGAATTAGAAGGTGTCTGCTGGGAAATTCGggtaaattttgat
This window of the Ptiloglossa arizonensis isolate GNS036 chromosome 5, iyPtiAriz1_principal, whole genome shotgun sequence genome carries:
- the LOC143147132 gene encoding uncharacterized protein LOC143147132 encodes the protein MDHSWIALLLFFSFLAIVNGGYYQSRIITSGNVLAQGGCETHTCGVNARCTLSEGRPVCSCMNLHMGDPLSRCVRVECQINEDCSNSKVCTNNRCINPCDGLCGVNAICETKNHVPTCYCAPGETGDPFTSCHIADPQAACKPNPCGLNTKCEVVNEVTVCSCLPGYIGSPSIGCRHECESDNECPNHLACSASFRCENPCKCGTNAECRVVNHQAICTCPKNWLGNAFVSCRPECVAHSDCPGNKPACLYQKCMNPCDGVCGVNADCNLRDITPVCSCPKHMTGNPFFSCRLFEARDLCEPNPCGVNAICTPGHDNTGKERPVCTCPTGYIGNALTSCQRGECFTDNECPDSKTCIDFTCQNPCTGKECGPTATCTPRRHIAVCTCPDGTRGDALYTCNPIDSRSIYSYGRRYRYHY